From a single Bremerella cremea genomic region:
- a CDS encoding PDZ domain-containing protein, translating into MLGCLVVGNMMMLPLAVGAEPEVAVTTEPAKTEAPPTEAEIKQWIEQLDSDKFLVRESATQKLTTAKANAIPLLSDSIPTGSLEKAFRCIHVLRNFAIGEDIEMEREATAKLALIAATENDRIAAYAEDVLKQIAPIKQEQAIRILSGLGVRFSSYSPQQAALQFNVLSGPGIIIDSSYRGTADDLYYLQHLGFIQDVQISNDNVTAEWFAQIAKMPKVRLMTIKDGPVNVAMLRELEPILPQLEAIRLYYIDVDASIASLAAKLQNATYVEFYGLPLTKADEQRILAALPPAAKIGVKFRSGGFLGVSGNSSTANGPDPRGTCYIRNVSQDSGAYKAGLRAGDIVTEAVGTEVKSFQHLIDLLKDKKVGETVDLTAMRRGRTIKLNVVLGKWPLRPDYGP; encoded by the coding sequence ATGCTCGGTTGCCTGGTGGTAGGCAACATGATGATGTTGCCGCTGGCGGTGGGGGCTGAACCCGAAGTCGCGGTGACCACGGAACCAGCCAAGACCGAGGCTCCTCCGACCGAAGCGGAAATCAAGCAGTGGATCGAGCAACTCGATAGCGACAAATTTCTTGTCCGGGAAAGCGCTACGCAAAAGCTGACCACTGCTAAGGCGAACGCAATTCCTCTGTTGTCCGATAGTATCCCTACGGGAAGTCTCGAAAAAGCATTCCGCTGCATTCATGTCTTACGCAACTTTGCGATCGGAGAAGACATTGAAATGGAGCGAGAGGCAACCGCCAAGCTGGCGTTAATCGCCGCCACCGAGAACGACCGAATCGCCGCCTATGCTGAGGATGTCCTCAAGCAAATCGCCCCGATCAAGCAAGAACAGGCCATCCGCATTCTCAGCGGCTTGGGGGTTCGGTTTTCTTCGTATAGCCCTCAGCAAGCGGCCTTGCAGTTCAATGTCCTTTCCGGGCCAGGAATCATTATCGATTCGAGCTATCGTGGAACGGCGGACGATTTGTATTACTTACAGCACCTTGGTTTCATTCAAGATGTGCAAATCAGCAACGATAACGTCACCGCCGAATGGTTCGCTCAAATCGCCAAGATGCCGAAGGTGCGTTTGATGACCATTAAAGATGGGCCCGTGAACGTGGCGATGCTACGCGAGTTAGAGCCGATCTTGCCGCAGTTAGAAGCAATTCGCTTGTATTATATTGATGTGGACGCCAGTATCGCATCGCTGGCTGCCAAGCTGCAAAACGCAACGTATGTCGAGTTCTATGGTCTACCTCTGACCAAGGCCGACGAGCAACGCATTCTCGCGGCCCTGCCTCCGGCTGCGAAGATTGGCGTCAAGTTTCGTAGTGGCGGTTTTCTGGGGGTGAGCGGGAACAGTTCGACGGCTAACGGTCCAGATCCCCGGGGAACTTGCTACATCCGAAATGTCAGCCAAGACAGTGGAGCCTACAAAGCCGGGTTGCGGGCCGGTGATATCGTAACGGAAGCCGTAGGAACCGAAGTGAAGAGCTTTCAGCATTTGATCGACCTGCTTAAAGATAAGAAGGTGGGAGAAACGGTCGATCTGACAGCCATGCGCCGCGGGCGGACCATTAAATTGAATGTGGTCCTAGGAAAATGGCCGCTGAGGCCAGATTATGGCCCTTGA